From Panthera tigris isolate Pti1 chromosome D3, P.tigris_Pti1_mat1.1, whole genome shotgun sequence, one genomic window encodes:
- the EIF4ENIF1 gene encoding eukaryotic translation initiation factor 4E transporter isoform X1: protein MDRRSVGETENGDAFLDLKKQPASKSPHRYTKEELLDIKERPHSKQRPSCLSEKYDSDGVWDPEKWHASLYPASGRNSPVESLKKELDSDRPSLVRRIVDPRERVKEDDLDVVLSPQRRSFGGGCHVTAAVSSRHSGSPLEKDSDGLRLLGGRRIGSGRIISARTFEKDHRLSDKDLRDLRDRDRERDYKDKRFRREFGDSKRVFGERRRNDSYTEEEPEWFSAGPTSQSETIELTGFDDKILEEDHKGRKRTRRRTASVKEGIVECNGGVAEEDEVEVILAQEPAADQEVPRDAVLPEQSPGEFDFNEFFNLDKVPCLASMIEDVLGEGSVSASRFSRWFSNPSRSGSRSSSLGSTPHEELERLAGLEQAILSPGQNSGNYFAPIPLEDHAENKVDILEMLQKAKVDLKPLLSSLSANKEKLKESSHSGVVLSVEEVEAGLKGLKVDQQVKNSTPFMAEHLEETLSAVTSNRQLKKDGDMTAFNKLVSTMKASGTLPSQPKVSRNLESHLMSPAEIPGQPVPKNILQELLGPPVQRPASSNLLSGLMGSLEPTTSLLGQRAPSPPLSQVFQTRAASADYLRPRIPSPIGFTPGPQQLLGDPFQGMRKPMSPVTAQQMSQLELQQAALEGLALPHDLAVQAANFYQPGFGKPQVDRTRDGFRNRQQRVTKSPAPVHRGNSSSPAPAASITSMLSPSFTPTSVIRKMYESKEKSKEEPASGKAAAALGDSKEDTQKASEENLVSSNSVPSADRDSSPTTNPKLSTLQRSSCSTPLSQTNRYTKEQDYRPKATGRKTPTLASPVPGTPFLRPVHQVPLVPHVPIVRPAHQLHPGLVQRMLAQGVHPQHLPSLLQAGVLPPGMDLAHLQGISGPILGQPFYPLPAASHPLLNPRPGTPLHLAMMQQQLQRSVLHPPGSGSQAAGVSVQTNPQNVPTRSGLPHMHSQLEHRPSQRSSSPVGLAKWFGSDVLQQPLPSMPAKVISVDELEYRQ, encoded by the exons GAGGAGCTCTTGGATATAAAAGAACGCCCTCATTCCAAACAGAGGCCATCATGCCTCTCTGAAAAATATGACAG TGATGGCGTCTGGGACCCTGAAAAGTGGCATGCCTCTCTCTATCCAGCTTCAGGGAGGAACTCACCAGTGGAAAGTCTGAAGAAAGAGTTGGATTCAGACCGGCCTTCCCTTGTGCGCAGGATAGTAG ATCCACGAGAGCGTGTGAAAGAAGATGACTTAGATGTTGTTCTCAGCCCACAGAGACGAAGCTTTGGAGGGGGCTGCCATGTGACAGCCGCTGTTAGTTCCCGGCACTCAGGAAGTCCATTGGAAAAAGACAGTGATGGGCTTCGCCTGCTTGGCGGACGAAGGATTGGCAGTGGAAGAATAATCTCTGCTCGGACCTTTGAGAAGGATCACCGACTCAGTGATAAGGACCTGCGGGACTTGAGAGACCGAGATCGAGAGAGGGACTATAAGGACAAGCGATTTAGG AGGGAGTTTGGGGATAGTAAGCGTGTCTTTGGTGAGCGAAGAAGAAATGATTCCTACACAGAAGAAGAACCAGAATGGTTCTCAGCTGGACCCACAAGTCAGTCTGAAACCATTGAGCTGACTGGCTTTGATGATAAGATACTGGAAGAAGATcacaaggggagaaaaagaacaaggcGACGGACAGCCTCTGTGAAGGAAG GCATAGTCGAGTGCAATGGAGGAGTGGCCGAAGAGGATGAGGTGGAGGTCATCCTGGCACAGGAGCCTGCTGCTGATCAGGAAGTGCCAAGGGATGCCGTCTTGCCTGAGCAGTCCCCAGGAGAATTTGACTTTAATGAGTTCTTTAACCTTGATAAGGTGCCATGCTTGGCTTCG ATGATAGAAGATGTTTTGGGAGAAGGGTCAGTCTCTGCCAGTCGGTTCAGTAGGTGGTTCTCTAACCCGAGCCGATCAGGAAGCCGATCCAGCAGTCTCGGGTCAACACCACATGAAGAACTGGAGAGACTAGCAG GTCTGGAACAAGCCATCCTCTCTCCTGGACAGAACTCGGGGAATTATTTTGCTCCTATCCCACTAGAAGACCATGCTGAAAATAAAGTGGATATTTTAGAAATGCTACAGAAAGCCAAAGTGGATTTAAAACCTCTTCTTTCCAGTCTTTCTGCAAATAAAGAAAAGCTTAAGGAGAGCT CGCATTCAGGAGTTGTGCTGTCAGTAGAAGAGGTAGAAGCAGGGCTCAAGGGCTTGAAGGTGGACCAGCAAGTGAAGAATTCAACTCCCTTCATGGCAGAACACTTAGAGGAGACCCTGAGTGCTGTAACCAGCAATCGACAACTCAAAAAAGATGGAGATATGACCGCGTTCAACAAACTAGTGAGCACCATGAAGGCAAGTGGGACTTTGCCTTCTCAGCCCAAAGTCAGC CGAAACCTTGAAAGCCATTTGATGTCCCCTGCTGAGATTCCAGGCCAGCCTGTCCCTAAGAACATCCTGCAG GAACTTCTGGGTCCACCAGTTCAGAGACCTGCTTCTTCCAATCTTCTCAGTGGCCTTATGGGGAGTTTGGAGCCTACAACATCTTTATTAGGCCAAAGAGCACCTTCTCCTCCCTTGTCACAGGTGTTTCAAACGCGAGCAGCCTCAGCAGACTACCTTCGTCCTAGAATACCATCACCAATTG GTTTTACACCAGGACCACAGCAGCTACTTGGAGATCCATTCCAAGGCATGCGCAAACCCATGAGCCCAGTCACGGCCCAG CAGATGAGCCAGCTAGAATTACAACAGGCAGCTTTGGAGGGGCTGGCCTTGCCACATGACCTTGCGGTGCAGGCAGCAAACTTCTACCAGCCTGGTTTTGGCAAACCACAGGTGGACAGAACCAGAGACGGATTCAGAAACAG GCAACAACGAGTGACCAAGTCACCAGCACCCGTGCACCGAGGGAattcctcttcccctgcccctgctgcctcCATCACAAGCATG ctttctccttccttcacccCTACCTCAGTGATTCGTAAGATGTATgagagcaaagagaaaagcaaggaggAGCCAGCATCtggaaaagcagcagcagctctTGGTGACAGTAAAGAGGACACTCAGAAGGCCAGTGAAG AGAACCTAGTGTCCTCCAACTCTGTGCCCAGTGCTGATCGAGACTCTTCTCCCACTACAAATCCCAAACTGTCAACATTGCAGCGGTCTTCATGTTCTACCCCACTATCTCAGACCAACCGTTACACCAAAGAGCAAGATTATCGACCTAAAGCAACTGGGAGAAAAACACCCACCTTGGCATCCCCAGTTCCAGGAACACCTTTTCTCCGCCCTGTCCACCAAGTTCCCCTTGTCCCCCATGTTCCAATCGTTCGGCCTGCTCACCAGCTTCACCCAGGGTTGGTCCAAAGGATGCTGGCCCAGGGAGTACATCCACAGCATCTTCCAAGTTTGCTCCAAGCTG GTGTGCTTCCTCCTGGGATGGACCTGGCTCATTTACAGGGAATATCAGGCCCAATCCTGGGTCAACCCTTCTACCCTTTACCTGCAGCTAGTCACCCTCTCCTAAACCCTCGTCCTGGGACACCTCTGCATCTGGCAATGATGCAACAGCAGCTACAGCGCTCAG TTCTTCATCCCCCAGGCTCTGGTTCCCAGGCAGCAGGTGTCAGCGTTCAGACGAACCCTCAGAATGTGCCCACCCGATCAGGCCTGCCTCACATGCACTCTCAGCTGGAGCACCGCCCCAGCCAGAGGAGCAGCTCCCCAGTGGGCCTTGCCAAGTGGTTTGGCTCAGATGTGCTACAGCAGCCCCTACCCTCCATGCCTGCCAAAGTCATCAGTGTAGATGAATTGGAATACCGACAATGA
- the EIF4ENIF1 gene encoding eukaryotic translation initiation factor 4E transporter isoform X2, whose product MDRRSVGETENGDAFLDLKKQPASKSPHRYTKEELLDIKERPHSKQRPSCLSEKYDSDGVWDPEKWHASLYPASGRNSPVESLKKELDSDRPSLVRRIVDPRERVKEDDLDVVLSPQRRSFGGGCHVTAAVSSRHSGSPLEKDSDGLRLLGGRRIGSGRIISARTFEKDHRLSDKDLRDLRDRDRERDYKDKRFRREFGDSKRVFGERRRNDSYTEEEPEWFSAGPTSQSETIELTGFDDKILEEDHKGRKRTRRRTASVKEGIVECNGGVAEEDEVEVILAQEPAADQEVPRDAVLPEQSPGEFDFNEFFNLDKVPCLASMIEDVLGEGSVSASRFSRWFSNPSRSGSRSSSLGSTPHEELERLAGLEQAILSPGQNSGNYFAPIPLEDHAENKVDILEMLQKAKVDLKPLLSSLSANKEKLKESSHSGVVLSVEEVEAGLKGLKVDQQVKNSTPFMAEHLEETLSAVTSNRQLKKDGDMTAFNKLVSTMKASGTLPSQPKVSRNLESHLMSPAEIPGQPVPKNILQELLGPPVQRPASSNLLSGLMGSLEPTTSLLGQRAPSPPLSQVFQTRAASADYLRPRIPSPIGFTPGPQQLLGDPFQGMRKPMSPVTAQMSQLELQQAALEGLALPHDLAVQAANFYQPGFGKPQVDRTRDGFRNRQQRVTKSPAPVHRGNSSSPAPAASITSMLSPSFTPTSVIRKMYESKEKSKEEPASGKAAAALGDSKEDTQKASEENLVSSNSVPSADRDSSPTTNPKLSTLQRSSCSTPLSQTNRYTKEQDYRPKATGRKTPTLASPVPGTPFLRPVHQVPLVPHVPIVRPAHQLHPGLVQRMLAQGVHPQHLPSLLQAGVLPPGMDLAHLQGISGPILGQPFYPLPAASHPLLNPRPGTPLHLAMMQQQLQRSVLHPPGSGSQAAGVSVQTNPQNVPTRSGLPHMHSQLEHRPSQRSSSPVGLAKWFGSDVLQQPLPSMPAKVISVDELEYRQ is encoded by the exons GAGGAGCTCTTGGATATAAAAGAACGCCCTCATTCCAAACAGAGGCCATCATGCCTCTCTGAAAAATATGACAG TGATGGCGTCTGGGACCCTGAAAAGTGGCATGCCTCTCTCTATCCAGCTTCAGGGAGGAACTCACCAGTGGAAAGTCTGAAGAAAGAGTTGGATTCAGACCGGCCTTCCCTTGTGCGCAGGATAGTAG ATCCACGAGAGCGTGTGAAAGAAGATGACTTAGATGTTGTTCTCAGCCCACAGAGACGAAGCTTTGGAGGGGGCTGCCATGTGACAGCCGCTGTTAGTTCCCGGCACTCAGGAAGTCCATTGGAAAAAGACAGTGATGGGCTTCGCCTGCTTGGCGGACGAAGGATTGGCAGTGGAAGAATAATCTCTGCTCGGACCTTTGAGAAGGATCACCGACTCAGTGATAAGGACCTGCGGGACTTGAGAGACCGAGATCGAGAGAGGGACTATAAGGACAAGCGATTTAGG AGGGAGTTTGGGGATAGTAAGCGTGTCTTTGGTGAGCGAAGAAGAAATGATTCCTACACAGAAGAAGAACCAGAATGGTTCTCAGCTGGACCCACAAGTCAGTCTGAAACCATTGAGCTGACTGGCTTTGATGATAAGATACTGGAAGAAGATcacaaggggagaaaaagaacaaggcGACGGACAGCCTCTGTGAAGGAAG GCATAGTCGAGTGCAATGGAGGAGTGGCCGAAGAGGATGAGGTGGAGGTCATCCTGGCACAGGAGCCTGCTGCTGATCAGGAAGTGCCAAGGGATGCCGTCTTGCCTGAGCAGTCCCCAGGAGAATTTGACTTTAATGAGTTCTTTAACCTTGATAAGGTGCCATGCTTGGCTTCG ATGATAGAAGATGTTTTGGGAGAAGGGTCAGTCTCTGCCAGTCGGTTCAGTAGGTGGTTCTCTAACCCGAGCCGATCAGGAAGCCGATCCAGCAGTCTCGGGTCAACACCACATGAAGAACTGGAGAGACTAGCAG GTCTGGAACAAGCCATCCTCTCTCCTGGACAGAACTCGGGGAATTATTTTGCTCCTATCCCACTAGAAGACCATGCTGAAAATAAAGTGGATATTTTAGAAATGCTACAGAAAGCCAAAGTGGATTTAAAACCTCTTCTTTCCAGTCTTTCTGCAAATAAAGAAAAGCTTAAGGAGAGCT CGCATTCAGGAGTTGTGCTGTCAGTAGAAGAGGTAGAAGCAGGGCTCAAGGGCTTGAAGGTGGACCAGCAAGTGAAGAATTCAACTCCCTTCATGGCAGAACACTTAGAGGAGACCCTGAGTGCTGTAACCAGCAATCGACAACTCAAAAAAGATGGAGATATGACCGCGTTCAACAAACTAGTGAGCACCATGAAGGCAAGTGGGACTTTGCCTTCTCAGCCCAAAGTCAGC CGAAACCTTGAAAGCCATTTGATGTCCCCTGCTGAGATTCCAGGCCAGCCTGTCCCTAAGAACATCCTGCAG GAACTTCTGGGTCCACCAGTTCAGAGACCTGCTTCTTCCAATCTTCTCAGTGGCCTTATGGGGAGTTTGGAGCCTACAACATCTTTATTAGGCCAAAGAGCACCTTCTCCTCCCTTGTCACAGGTGTTTCAAACGCGAGCAGCCTCAGCAGACTACCTTCGTCCTAGAATACCATCACCAATTG GTTTTACACCAGGACCACAGCAGCTACTTGGAGATCCATTCCAAGGCATGCGCAAACCCATGAGCCCAGTCACGGCCCAG ATGAGCCAGCTAGAATTACAACAGGCAGCTTTGGAGGGGCTGGCCTTGCCACATGACCTTGCGGTGCAGGCAGCAAACTTCTACCAGCCTGGTTTTGGCAAACCACAGGTGGACAGAACCAGAGACGGATTCAGAAACAG GCAACAACGAGTGACCAAGTCACCAGCACCCGTGCACCGAGGGAattcctcttcccctgcccctgctgcctcCATCACAAGCATG ctttctccttccttcacccCTACCTCAGTGATTCGTAAGATGTATgagagcaaagagaaaagcaaggaggAGCCAGCATCtggaaaagcagcagcagctctTGGTGACAGTAAAGAGGACACTCAGAAGGCCAGTGAAG AGAACCTAGTGTCCTCCAACTCTGTGCCCAGTGCTGATCGAGACTCTTCTCCCACTACAAATCCCAAACTGTCAACATTGCAGCGGTCTTCATGTTCTACCCCACTATCTCAGACCAACCGTTACACCAAAGAGCAAGATTATCGACCTAAAGCAACTGGGAGAAAAACACCCACCTTGGCATCCCCAGTTCCAGGAACACCTTTTCTCCGCCCTGTCCACCAAGTTCCCCTTGTCCCCCATGTTCCAATCGTTCGGCCTGCTCACCAGCTTCACCCAGGGTTGGTCCAAAGGATGCTGGCCCAGGGAGTACATCCACAGCATCTTCCAAGTTTGCTCCAAGCTG GTGTGCTTCCTCCTGGGATGGACCTGGCTCATTTACAGGGAATATCAGGCCCAATCCTGGGTCAACCCTTCTACCCTTTACCTGCAGCTAGTCACCCTCTCCTAAACCCTCGTCCTGGGACACCTCTGCATCTGGCAATGATGCAACAGCAGCTACAGCGCTCAG TTCTTCATCCCCCAGGCTCTGGTTCCCAGGCAGCAGGTGTCAGCGTTCAGACGAACCCTCAGAATGTGCCCACCCGATCAGGCCTGCCTCACATGCACTCTCAGCTGGAGCACCGCCCCAGCCAGAGGAGCAGCTCCCCAGTGGGCCTTGCCAAGTGGTTTGGCTCAGATGTGCTACAGCAGCCCCTACCCTCCATGCCTGCCAAAGTCATCAGTGTAGATGAATTGGAATACCGACAATGA
- the EIF4ENIF1 gene encoding eukaryotic translation initiation factor 4E transporter isoform X3, which produces MDRRSVGETENGDAFLDLKKQPASKSPHRYTKEELLDIKERPHSKQRPSCLSEKYDSDGVWDPEKWHASLYPASGRNSPVESLKKELDSDRPSLVRRIVDPRERVKEDDLDVVLSPQRRSFGGGCHVTAAVSSRHSGSPLEKDSDGLRLLGGRRIGSGRIISARTFEKDHRLSDKDLRDLRDRDRERDYKDKRFRREFGDSKRVFGERRRNDSYTEEEPEWFSAGPTSQSETIELTGFDDKILEEDHKGRKRTRRRTASVKEGIVECNGGVAEEDEVEVILAQEPAADQEVPRDAVLPEQSPGEFDFNEFFNLDKVPCLASMIEDVLGEGSVSASRFSRWFSNPSRSGSRSSSLGSTPHEELERLAGLEQAILSPGQNSGNYFAPIPLEDHAENKVDILEMLQKAKVDLKPLLSSLSANKEKLKESSHSGVVLSVEEVEAGLKGLKVDQQVKNSTPFMAEHLEETLSAVTSNRQLKKDGDMTAFNKLVSTMKASGTLPSQPKVSELLGPPVQRPASSNLLSGLMGSLEPTTSLLGQRAPSPPLSQVFQTRAASADYLRPRIPSPIGFTPGPQQLLGDPFQGMRKPMSPVTAQQMSQLELQQAALEGLALPHDLAVQAANFYQPGFGKPQVDRTRDGFRNRQQRVTKSPAPVHRGNSSSPAPAASITSMLSPSFTPTSVIRKMYESKEKSKEEPASGKAAAALGDSKEDTQKASEENLVSSNSVPSADRDSSPTTNPKLSTLQRSSCSTPLSQTNRYTKEQDYRPKATGRKTPTLASPVPGTPFLRPVHQVPLVPHVPIVRPAHQLHPGLVQRMLAQGVHPQHLPSLLQAGVLPPGMDLAHLQGISGPILGQPFYPLPAASHPLLNPRPGTPLHLAMMQQQLQRSVLHPPGSGSQAAGVSVQTNPQNVPTRSGLPHMHSQLEHRPSQRSSSPVGLAKWFGSDVLQQPLPSMPAKVISVDELEYRQ; this is translated from the exons GAGGAGCTCTTGGATATAAAAGAACGCCCTCATTCCAAACAGAGGCCATCATGCCTCTCTGAAAAATATGACAG TGATGGCGTCTGGGACCCTGAAAAGTGGCATGCCTCTCTCTATCCAGCTTCAGGGAGGAACTCACCAGTGGAAAGTCTGAAGAAAGAGTTGGATTCAGACCGGCCTTCCCTTGTGCGCAGGATAGTAG ATCCACGAGAGCGTGTGAAAGAAGATGACTTAGATGTTGTTCTCAGCCCACAGAGACGAAGCTTTGGAGGGGGCTGCCATGTGACAGCCGCTGTTAGTTCCCGGCACTCAGGAAGTCCATTGGAAAAAGACAGTGATGGGCTTCGCCTGCTTGGCGGACGAAGGATTGGCAGTGGAAGAATAATCTCTGCTCGGACCTTTGAGAAGGATCACCGACTCAGTGATAAGGACCTGCGGGACTTGAGAGACCGAGATCGAGAGAGGGACTATAAGGACAAGCGATTTAGG AGGGAGTTTGGGGATAGTAAGCGTGTCTTTGGTGAGCGAAGAAGAAATGATTCCTACACAGAAGAAGAACCAGAATGGTTCTCAGCTGGACCCACAAGTCAGTCTGAAACCATTGAGCTGACTGGCTTTGATGATAAGATACTGGAAGAAGATcacaaggggagaaaaagaacaaggcGACGGACAGCCTCTGTGAAGGAAG GCATAGTCGAGTGCAATGGAGGAGTGGCCGAAGAGGATGAGGTGGAGGTCATCCTGGCACAGGAGCCTGCTGCTGATCAGGAAGTGCCAAGGGATGCCGTCTTGCCTGAGCAGTCCCCAGGAGAATTTGACTTTAATGAGTTCTTTAACCTTGATAAGGTGCCATGCTTGGCTTCG ATGATAGAAGATGTTTTGGGAGAAGGGTCAGTCTCTGCCAGTCGGTTCAGTAGGTGGTTCTCTAACCCGAGCCGATCAGGAAGCCGATCCAGCAGTCTCGGGTCAACACCACATGAAGAACTGGAGAGACTAGCAG GTCTGGAACAAGCCATCCTCTCTCCTGGACAGAACTCGGGGAATTATTTTGCTCCTATCCCACTAGAAGACCATGCTGAAAATAAAGTGGATATTTTAGAAATGCTACAGAAAGCCAAAGTGGATTTAAAACCTCTTCTTTCCAGTCTTTCTGCAAATAAAGAAAAGCTTAAGGAGAGCT CGCATTCAGGAGTTGTGCTGTCAGTAGAAGAGGTAGAAGCAGGGCTCAAGGGCTTGAAGGTGGACCAGCAAGTGAAGAATTCAACTCCCTTCATGGCAGAACACTTAGAGGAGACCCTGAGTGCTGTAACCAGCAATCGACAACTCAAAAAAGATGGAGATATGACCGCGTTCAACAAACTAGTGAGCACCATGAAGGCAAGTGGGACTTTGCCTTCTCAGCCCAAAGTCAGC GAACTTCTGGGTCCACCAGTTCAGAGACCTGCTTCTTCCAATCTTCTCAGTGGCCTTATGGGGAGTTTGGAGCCTACAACATCTTTATTAGGCCAAAGAGCACCTTCTCCTCCCTTGTCACAGGTGTTTCAAACGCGAGCAGCCTCAGCAGACTACCTTCGTCCTAGAATACCATCACCAATTG GTTTTACACCAGGACCACAGCAGCTACTTGGAGATCCATTCCAAGGCATGCGCAAACCCATGAGCCCAGTCACGGCCCAG CAGATGAGCCAGCTAGAATTACAACAGGCAGCTTTGGAGGGGCTGGCCTTGCCACATGACCTTGCGGTGCAGGCAGCAAACTTCTACCAGCCTGGTTTTGGCAAACCACAGGTGGACAGAACCAGAGACGGATTCAGAAACAG GCAACAACGAGTGACCAAGTCACCAGCACCCGTGCACCGAGGGAattcctcttcccctgcccctgctgcctcCATCACAAGCATG ctttctccttccttcacccCTACCTCAGTGATTCGTAAGATGTATgagagcaaagagaaaagcaaggaggAGCCAGCATCtggaaaagcagcagcagctctTGGTGACAGTAAAGAGGACACTCAGAAGGCCAGTGAAG AGAACCTAGTGTCCTCCAACTCTGTGCCCAGTGCTGATCGAGACTCTTCTCCCACTACAAATCCCAAACTGTCAACATTGCAGCGGTCTTCATGTTCTACCCCACTATCTCAGACCAACCGTTACACCAAAGAGCAAGATTATCGACCTAAAGCAACTGGGAGAAAAACACCCACCTTGGCATCCCCAGTTCCAGGAACACCTTTTCTCCGCCCTGTCCACCAAGTTCCCCTTGTCCCCCATGTTCCAATCGTTCGGCCTGCTCACCAGCTTCACCCAGGGTTGGTCCAAAGGATGCTGGCCCAGGGAGTACATCCACAGCATCTTCCAAGTTTGCTCCAAGCTG GTGTGCTTCCTCCTGGGATGGACCTGGCTCATTTACAGGGAATATCAGGCCCAATCCTGGGTCAACCCTTCTACCCTTTACCTGCAGCTAGTCACCCTCTCCTAAACCCTCGTCCTGGGACACCTCTGCATCTGGCAATGATGCAACAGCAGCTACAGCGCTCAG TTCTTCATCCCCCAGGCTCTGGTTCCCAGGCAGCAGGTGTCAGCGTTCAGACGAACCCTCAGAATGTGCCCACCCGATCAGGCCTGCCTCACATGCACTCTCAGCTGGAGCACCGCCCCAGCCAGAGGAGCAGCTCCCCAGTGGGCCTTGCCAAGTGGTTTGGCTCAGATGTGCTACAGCAGCCCCTACCCTCCATGCCTGCCAAAGTCATCAGTGTAGATGAATTGGAATACCGACAATGA
- the EIF4ENIF1 gene encoding eukaryotic translation initiation factor 4E transporter isoform X4 has protein sequence MDRRSVGETENGDAFLDLKKQPASKSPHRYTKEELLDIKERPHSKQRPSCLSEKYDSDGVWDPEKWHASLYPASGRNSPVESLKKELDSDRPSLVRRIVDPRERVKEDDLDVVLSPQRRSFGGGCHVTAAVSSRHSGSPLEKDSDGLRLLGGRRIGSGRIISARTFEKDHRLSDKDLRDLRDRDRERDYKDKRFRREFGDSKRVFGERRRNDSYTEEEPEWFSAGPTSQSETIELTGFDDKILEEDHKGRKRTRRRTASVKEGIVECNGGVAEEDEVEVILAQEPAADQEVPRDAVLPEQSPGEFDFNEFFNLDKVPCLASRNLESHLMSPAEIPGQPVPKNILQELLGPPVQRPASSNLLSGLMGSLEPTTSLLGQRAPSPPLSQVFQTRAASADYLRPRIPSPIGFTPGPQQLLGDPFQGMRKPMSPVTAQQMSQLELQQAALEGLALPHDLAVQAANFYQPGFGKPQVDRTRDGFRNRQQRVTKSPAPVHRGNSSSPAPAASITSMLSPSFTPTSVIRKMYESKEKSKEEPASGKAAAALGDSKEDTQKASEENLVSSNSVPSADRDSSPTTNPKLSTLQRSSCSTPLSQTNRYTKEQDYRPKATGRKTPTLASPVPGTPFLRPVHQVPLVPHVPIVRPAHQLHPGLVQRMLAQGVHPQHLPSLLQAGVLPPGMDLAHLQGISGPILGQPFYPLPAASHPLLNPRPGTPLHLAMMQQQLQRSVLHPPGSGSQAAGVSVQTNPQNVPTRSGLPHMHSQLEHRPSQRSSSPVGLAKWFGSDVLQQPLPSMPAKVISVDELEYRQ, from the exons GAGGAGCTCTTGGATATAAAAGAACGCCCTCATTCCAAACAGAGGCCATCATGCCTCTCTGAAAAATATGACAG TGATGGCGTCTGGGACCCTGAAAAGTGGCATGCCTCTCTCTATCCAGCTTCAGGGAGGAACTCACCAGTGGAAAGTCTGAAGAAAGAGTTGGATTCAGACCGGCCTTCCCTTGTGCGCAGGATAGTAG ATCCACGAGAGCGTGTGAAAGAAGATGACTTAGATGTTGTTCTCAGCCCACAGAGACGAAGCTTTGGAGGGGGCTGCCATGTGACAGCCGCTGTTAGTTCCCGGCACTCAGGAAGTCCATTGGAAAAAGACAGTGATGGGCTTCGCCTGCTTGGCGGACGAAGGATTGGCAGTGGAAGAATAATCTCTGCTCGGACCTTTGAGAAGGATCACCGACTCAGTGATAAGGACCTGCGGGACTTGAGAGACCGAGATCGAGAGAGGGACTATAAGGACAAGCGATTTAGG AGGGAGTTTGGGGATAGTAAGCGTGTCTTTGGTGAGCGAAGAAGAAATGATTCCTACACAGAAGAAGAACCAGAATGGTTCTCAGCTGGACCCACAAGTCAGTCTGAAACCATTGAGCTGACTGGCTTTGATGATAAGATACTGGAAGAAGATcacaaggggagaaaaagaacaaggcGACGGACAGCCTCTGTGAAGGAAG GCATAGTCGAGTGCAATGGAGGAGTGGCCGAAGAGGATGAGGTGGAGGTCATCCTGGCACAGGAGCCTGCTGCTGATCAGGAAGTGCCAAGGGATGCCGTCTTGCCTGAGCAGTCCCCAGGAGAATTTGACTTTAATGAGTTCTTTAACCTTGATAAGGTGCCATGCTTGGCTTCG CGAAACCTTGAAAGCCATTTGATGTCCCCTGCTGAGATTCCAGGCCAGCCTGTCCCTAAGAACATCCTGCAG GAACTTCTGGGTCCACCAGTTCAGAGACCTGCTTCTTCCAATCTTCTCAGTGGCCTTATGGGGAGTTTGGAGCCTACAACATCTTTATTAGGCCAAAGAGCACCTTCTCCTCCCTTGTCACAGGTGTTTCAAACGCGAGCAGCCTCAGCAGACTACCTTCGTCCTAGAATACCATCACCAATTG GTTTTACACCAGGACCACAGCAGCTACTTGGAGATCCATTCCAAGGCATGCGCAAACCCATGAGCCCAGTCACGGCCCAG CAGATGAGCCAGCTAGAATTACAACAGGCAGCTTTGGAGGGGCTGGCCTTGCCACATGACCTTGCGGTGCAGGCAGCAAACTTCTACCAGCCTGGTTTTGGCAAACCACAGGTGGACAGAACCAGAGACGGATTCAGAAACAG GCAACAACGAGTGACCAAGTCACCAGCACCCGTGCACCGAGGGAattcctcttcccctgcccctgctgcctcCATCACAAGCATG ctttctccttccttcacccCTACCTCAGTGATTCGTAAGATGTATgagagcaaagagaaaagcaaggaggAGCCAGCATCtggaaaagcagcagcagctctTGGTGACAGTAAAGAGGACACTCAGAAGGCCAGTGAAG AGAACCTAGTGTCCTCCAACTCTGTGCCCAGTGCTGATCGAGACTCTTCTCCCACTACAAATCCCAAACTGTCAACATTGCAGCGGTCTTCATGTTCTACCCCACTATCTCAGACCAACCGTTACACCAAAGAGCAAGATTATCGACCTAAAGCAACTGGGAGAAAAACACCCACCTTGGCATCCCCAGTTCCAGGAACACCTTTTCTCCGCCCTGTCCACCAAGTTCCCCTTGTCCCCCATGTTCCAATCGTTCGGCCTGCTCACCAGCTTCACCCAGGGTTGGTCCAAAGGATGCTGGCCCAGGGAGTACATCCACAGCATCTTCCAAGTTTGCTCCAAGCTG GTGTGCTTCCTCCTGGGATGGACCTGGCTCATTTACAGGGAATATCAGGCCCAATCCTGGGTCAACCCTTCTACCCTTTACCTGCAGCTAGTCACCCTCTCCTAAACCCTCGTCCTGGGACACCTCTGCATCTGGCAATGATGCAACAGCAGCTACAGCGCTCAG TTCTTCATCCCCCAGGCTCTGGTTCCCAGGCAGCAGGTGTCAGCGTTCAGACGAACCCTCAGAATGTGCCCACCCGATCAGGCCTGCCTCACATGCACTCTCAGCTGGAGCACCGCCCCAGCCAGAGGAGCAGCTCCCCAGTGGGCCTTGCCAAGTGGTTTGGCTCAGATGTGCTACAGCAGCCCCTACCCTCCATGCCTGCCAAAGTCATCAGTGTAGATGAATTGGAATACCGACAATGA